The following coding sequences lie in one Vanacampus margaritifer isolate UIUO_Vmar chromosome 16, RoL_Vmar_1.0, whole genome shotgun sequence genomic window:
- the LOC144035956 gene encoding complement component C1q receptor-like, producing MEPLRRAAGSLRHRPAGACVAWLALLWLAQAAAGDASELMEKDALCHPRGCLAVFMHRRTFREAGRGCRERGGTLATLHDLQAADAVHRLLEGAEPRGARLRLRLWIGLHRAPRQCSSTRPLRGFVWVTGDQEGQFTNWLREEAAGACAAPRCVAMTVNTADGAHLNSDNADNFKWLDGSCGLALDGYVCQYPSRGMCPPLDDEGRGPATYSTQFQLTSRVLSHVPFGSVATLACPAGPSGEDAPGDQTVLCLERDDGSVDWSRDAPLCGAHAAPPKQDWCDGDHGCQQHCQDTDSNYYCYCSEGYMLAEDGYTCELDPLDPTDPPELPSSDASAVPSQAPRVKAACVEMGCEYDCVETTRGVRCTCPPGYQMGPDGRRCSDVDECQQQPCPQACVNVPGTFHCACHDGYQPDDEGECVDVDECEDEDSCEGACQNTEGSFTCACRHGFQLSGDGTCQDVDECVGASPCQQQCLNYLGSYQCYCDDGYELQADGLGCRPVPADEEYSTMTPDPTDPAHVPESGHDGPRTARPHFDVQWLTDTPEAHDSDDRLNRWDAPSSRRYRTERPPETGRSDGEVLHPAAGGQEGEGEHNRDKSKHDKSWLLVALLVPLCVFLVVMLALGIVYCTSCAVDKNMRLSECCRWILPTPNPDSAQPKGRA from the exons ATGGAGCCGCTCCGAAGGGCCGCTGGCTCGTTGCGCCACCGGCCGGCGGGGGCGTGCGTGGCCTGGCTGGCGCTGCTGTGGCTGGCGCAGGCCGCCGCCGGCGATGCCAGCGAGCTGATGGAGAAGGACGCGCTGTGCCACCCGCGCGGATGCCTGGCCGTCTTCATGCATCGGAGAACCTTCCGGGAGGCGGGCCGCGGCTGCCGGGAGCGCGGCGGCACGCTGGCCACGCTGCACGACCTGCAGGCCGCCGACGCCGTCCACCGGCTGCTGGAGGGCGCCGAGCCGCGCGGCGCCCGCCTGCGACTGCGCCTCTGGATCGGACTGCACCGAGCGCCGCGACAGTGCTCGTCCACGCGGCCGCTGCGGGGGTTCGTCTGGGTCACGG GTGACCAGGAGGGTCAGTTCACCAACTGGCTGCGTGAGGAGGCGGCGGGTGCGTGTGCCGCGCCGCGCTGCGTGGCCATGACGGTGAACACGGCAGACGGCGCCCACCTCAACAGCGACAACGCCGACAACTTCAAGTGGTTGGACGGCTCGTGCGGGCTGGCGCTGGACGGCTACGTGTGCCAGTACCCCTCCAGGGGCATGTGCCCGCCCCTGGACGACGAGGGGCGGGGCCCGGCCACGTACTCCACGCAATTCCAGCTGACCAGTCGGGTTCTGAGCCACGTGCCGTTTGGCTCGGTGGCCACCCTCGCCTGTCCGGCCGGGCCCTCGGGGGAAGACGCCCCCGGTGATCAGACGGTGCTGTGCTTGGAGAGAGACGACGGATCCGTGGACTGGTCCCGGGATGCGCCGCTCTGCGGGGCGCATGCTGCGCCGCCCAAGCAGGACTGGTGCGACGGCGACCACGGGTGTCAGCAGCACTGCCAGGACACCGACTCAAACTACTACTGCTACTGCTCGGAAGGATACATGCTTGCCGAGGACGGCTACACCTGCGAGCTGGACCCCTTAGACCCTACAGACCCTCCGGAGCTTCCTTCCTCGGACGCCTCCGCCGTGCCTAGCCAGGCGCCACGCGTCAAAGCGGCGTGCGTGGAAATGGGCTGCGAGTACGATTGCGTGGAGACGACTCGAGGGGTCCGCTGCACGTGTCCTCCAGGGTACCAAATGGGCCCGGACGGGCGGCGGTGTTCTGACGTGGACGAGTGTCAGCAGCAGCCGTGCCCGCAGGCGTGCGTCAACGTGCCCGGAACCTTCCACTGCGCGTGCCACGACGGCTACCAGCCCGACGACGAGGGCGAGTGCGTAGACGTGGACGAGTGCGAGGACGAGGACAGCTGCGAGGGCGCCTGCCAGAACACCGAGGGCTCCTTCACATGCGCCTGCCGCCACGGTTTCCAGCTGTCGGGCGACGGTACGTGCCAGGACGTGGACGAGTGTGTGGGGGCGTCACCCTGCCAGCAGCAGTGTCTCAACTACTTGGGCAGCTACCAGTGTTACTGCGACGACGGCTACGAGCTGCAGGCCGACGGACTCGGCTGCCGGCCGGTGCCTGCCGACGAAGAATATTCCACAATGACCCCGGACCCAACCGACCCGGCCCACGTACCGGAATCGGGCCACGACGGGCCACGCACCGCTCGGCCCCACTTTGATGTCCAATGGCTGACGGACACCCCCGAAGCCCACGACTCCGACGACCGCCTGAACCGGTGGGACGCCCCCTCGTCGCGGCGGTACCGGACGGAGCGGCCTCCCGAGACGGGGCGGAGCGACGGCGAGGTACTCCACCCCGCGGCCGGAGGTCAAGAAGGTGAAGGCGAACACAACCGCGACAAGAGTAAACATGACAAGAGTTGGCTTCTGGTGGCGCTGTTGGTGCCACTGTGCGTGTTTCTGGTGGTGATGTTGGCACTGGGCATCGTCTACTGCACCAGCTGCGCCGTGGACAAGAACATGCGCCTGTCGGAATGCTGCCGCTGGATCCTCCCCACACCCAACCCCGACAGCGCCCAGCCCAAAGGGCGAGCGTGA
- the LOC144036183 gene encoding trafficking protein particle complex subunit 14-like: MVQMMESQCEYFMYFPAVPITDLSEPARYRSLPRRSHLYLGETVRFLLVLRCRDAGRATPTEPGPGDPEGFGSESSSSRAWRELAGSLCAVASVSPGESGRHRTGQHHHDYGSSGDEGCDDGGDDYMAAAEAAIAALGSRVDSRCRTFRDCKPLLIHNWCGSAGREFRRAPVQSPLDEPMVLADEVIFPLTVSLDKLPVNTIKVKVMVTVWKKEAEQAEVQELGYLSVLQQREPSLTFRHDLNTFKAQVSTTLTVLPPPAVRCKLMSVSGRHLAVLKVLNKSSQEEVSVRDVRILPDLNASYLPVMPDGSVLLVDNVCHHSGEVGMASFCKVDSAACRLPSMLGALEEHDFLFQVHLNDMPQDESNEGMEVPLVAVLQWSTPKMPFTNCIYTHYRLPSVRLDRPRFVMTASCPSTVKVKEHFKVKYVLLNNLQDFLSVRLLWTPEGRGQREDATLSAVVCHTPLSNLGHCRKGTTLTFSVAFQILRPGLYELSQHMKLKLQFTASLSNPPPDARPLSRKNSPSSPAMRDLLDRHQASLGRSQSFSHQQPSRSHIMRTGSAMERRAITPPVGSPVGRPLYLPPQDKSLLSLDKIAKRECKVLVVDLISGENI, from the exons ATGGTGCAGATGATGGAGTCTCAGTGCGAGTACTTCATGTATTTCCCGGCAGTGCCCATCACGGACCTTTCCGAGCCGGCCCGGTACCGAAGCCTACCTCGCCGGAGCCACCTCTACCTGGGGGAGACGGTCCGCTTCCTGCTGGTGTTGCGCTGCAGGGACGCCGGCAGGGCGACGCCGACCGAGCCAGGCCCCG GGGACCCTGAAGGTTTCGGGAGCGAATCAAGCAGCAGTCGCGCCTGGCGCGAGCTGGCCGGCTCTCTGTGCGCCGTGGCCAGCGTGAGCCCGGGCGAGAGCGGTCGCCACCGGACCGGCCAGCACCACCACGACTACGGCAGCAGCGGGGACGAGGGCTGCGACGACGGCGGGGACGACTACATGGCGGCGGCGGAAGCGGCCATCGCGGCGCTGGGCAGCAGGGTGGACTCGCGATGCCGGACCTTCCGGGACTGCAAGCCGCTGCTCATCCACAACTGGTGCGGCTCGGCCGGTCGGGAGTTCCGCAGGGCTCCGGTTCAG TCTCCTCTGGACGAGCCAATGGTTCTGGCGGATGAGGTCATCTTCCCGCTCACCGTCTCCTTGGACAAACTCCCCGTCAACACCATCAAAGTCAAG GTGATGGTCACGGTGTGGAAGAAGGAGGCGGAGCAAGCGGAGGTGCAGGAGTTGGGCTACCTGAGCGTCCTGCAGCAACGAGAGCCGTCGCTCACTTTCAGGCACGACCTGAACACCTTCAAGGCTCAAG TCAGCACCACGTTGACCGTCCTGCCGCCTCCCGCCGTCCGCTGTAAGCTGATGAGCGTTTCGGGGCGCCACCTGGCTGTGCTCAAAG TGCTAAACAAGTCGTCGCAGGAGGAGGTGAGCGTGCGGGACGTTCGTATCCTGCCGGACCTCAACGCCTCCTACCTTCCCGTCATGCCCGACGGCTCCGTGCTGCTGGTGGACAACGTTTG CCACCATTCGGGCGAGGTGGGTATGGCTTCTTTCTGCAAGGTGGACAGCGCCGCCTGCCGCCTTCCCAGCATGCTCGGCGCCTTAGAGGAGCACGACTTCCTGTTCCAGGTGCACCTCAACGACATGCCGCAGGACGAGTCTAATGAG GGAATGGAGGTTCCTCTAGTTGCTGTGCTGCAGTGGTCAACTCCCAAGATGCCGTTCACCAACTGCATTTACACCCACTACAG GTTGCCAAGCGTCCGCCTGGACCGGCCCAGGTTCGTGATGACGGCCAGCTGCCCCAGCACTGTCAAGGTCAAGGAGCACTTCAAGGTCAAATACGTGCTGCTCaacaacctgcaggacttcCTGTCAGTGCGGCTGCTCTGGACTCCGGAGG GGCGCGGTCAGAGAGAGGACGCCACGTTGTCTGCGGTGGTGTGCCACACCCCCCTCAGCAACCTGGGCCATTGTCGCAAAGGCACCACTCTAACCTTCAGCGTGGCCTTCCAGATCCTCCGACCGGGACTCTACGAG TTGAGTCAGCACATGAAGCTCAAGCTGCAGTTCACAGCGTCCTTGTCCAACCCGCCACCCGACGCCAGGCCGCTCTCAC GTAAAAACAGCCCATCCAGCCCGGCCATGCGAGACCTGCTGGACCGCCACCAGGCCAGTTTGGGTCGCTCCCAATCTTTCTCCCACCAGCAGCCGTCTCGCTCGCACATCATGAG GACGGGCAGCGCCATGGAGCGGCGCGCCATCACGCCGCCGGTGGGATCTCCGGTGGGCCGGCCGCTCTACCTGCCGCCGCAGGACAAAAGCCTTCTGTCGTTGGACAAGATTGCCAAGCGGGAGTGTAAAGTTCTGGTGGTGGATCTGATAAGCGGGGAGAACATCTAG